A region of Pseudomonas putida DNA encodes the following proteins:
- a CDS encoding type II secretion system F family protein, with translation MRYSLKALGRQGVVQLQIDAEDAEQARRQVEDQGLRVVSVKGQGGALRGMAWRREASFDLVLFSQELSTLLNAGLPLIDALESLAEKAPTAATRKVLGELVRQLYEGHSLSQALGRQPRIFPALYVALVQSSERTGALGDALGRYIAYRQRLDLVRQKLVGASVYPLLLLLVGGGVVLFLLGYVVPRFSQVFEGMGTELPWLSRMLMQIGLFLHAQQLPLALGSVAGITALVLLRRHPLVRRWASRQLRRMPALHQRLMMYELARFYRSLGILLQGGIPILTAMGMARGLLGSAAAQGLEQASQRVAEGLPLSDSLEAGQLVTPVSLRLLRAGEQSGNLGEMLERCADFHDQEIGRWVEWFVKLFEPLLMTFIGLLIGFIVILMYMPIFELASSIH, from the coding sequence ATGCGCTACAGCCTCAAGGCCCTGGGCAGACAGGGCGTGGTGCAGTTGCAGATCGACGCCGAAGACGCCGAGCAGGCGCGCCGTCAGGTCGAGGACCAAGGCTTGCGTGTGGTCAGCGTGAAGGGCCAGGGTGGCGCCTTGCGCGGCATGGCCTGGCGCCGCGAGGCAAGCTTTGACCTTGTGCTGTTCAGCCAGGAGCTGTCGACCTTGCTAAACGCCGGCCTGCCCTTGATCGATGCGTTGGAAAGCCTGGCGGAAAAAGCCCCGACCGCAGCCACGCGCAAAGTGCTGGGCGAACTGGTGCGCCAACTTTATGAAGGCCACTCGCTTTCCCAGGCGCTGGGCCGACAGCCCCGGATCTTCCCGGCCCTGTACGTCGCGCTGGTGCAGTCCAGCGAACGCACCGGTGCCCTCGGCGACGCCCTCGGCCGCTATATCGCCTACCGCCAGCGCCTCGACCTGGTTCGGCAAAAGCTGGTGGGCGCTTCGGTCTACCCCCTGCTGCTGTTGCTGGTGGGCGGTGGCGTGGTGCTGTTTCTGCTCGGTTACGTGGTGCCGCGCTTCAGCCAGGTGTTCGAGGGCATGGGCACCGAGCTGCCGTGGCTGTCACGCATGCTGATGCAGATCGGCTTGTTCCTGCATGCCCAGCAACTGCCGTTGGCACTGGGCAGCGTGGCCGGGATAACCGCCCTGGTGCTGCTGCGCCGCCACCCGCTGGTGCGGCGCTGGGCATCGCGTCAGCTACGGCGTATGCCGGCGCTGCACCAGCGGTTGATGATGTACGAGCTGGCACGCTTCTACCGTTCGCTGGGCATCCTCCTGCAAGGCGGTATACCCATCCTTACGGCGATGGGTATGGCCCGCGGGCTGCTGGGCAGCGCTGCGGCGCAAGGCCTTGAGCAGGCCAGCCAGCGAGTGGCCGAAGGGCTGCCGCTGTCCGATTCCCTGGAGGCGGGGCAGTTGGTGACCCCGGTGTCGCTGCGGCTGCTGCGGGCGGGTGAACAATCGGGCAACCTCGGTGAGATGCTGGAGCGTTGCGCCGACTTTCACGACCAGGAGATCGGCCGCTGGGTGGAGTGGTTCGTGAAGTTGTTCGAGCCGCTGCTGATGACCTTCATCGGCTTGCTGATCGGCTTCATCGTGATCTTGATGTACATGCCGATCTTCGAACTGGCCTCAAGCATTCACTGA
- a CDS encoding ABC transporter substrate-binding protein, translating to MRYLKQLAAGVLATSLSLAAAAQTLVVGDQSFNARAVMEAAGVLDDLPYTLEWKQFTAGSPVAEALNVGSLDIGLLGDAPPLLLGALGAPIKVIAVSRQNLDGVAILARKDSNIHSLEDLRGKRAALWKGSWSQQLLFSALDKAAVPRDALELRYLSALDASHALDGGSVDVIATWEPYVTQQERQGARVLATAEGLIPAQSFVVANAKAVDTKRAQITDFLQRLKKARDWTLSNPANTEAYADAWAKRTRADRDIARAWFARARTDVAPLNPQVIVDAQKTVDFFAGLGLIKAYPAANLFDTSFAAAFDH from the coding sequence GTGCGATACCTCAAACAACTGGCCGCCGGTGTGCTGGCCACCTCGCTAAGCCTGGCCGCCGCCGCGCAGACCCTGGTGGTCGGTGATCAAAGCTTCAACGCTCGTGCTGTGATGGAGGCGGCCGGCGTGCTCGACGATTTGCCCTATACCCTGGAGTGGAAGCAGTTCACCGCAGGCTCCCCGGTGGCCGAAGCTCTGAATGTCGGCAGCCTCGACATCGGCCTGCTTGGCGATGCGCCGCCGCTGCTTCTCGGTGCCTTGGGTGCGCCGATCAAGGTGATCGCAGTCAGCCGGCAGAACCTCGACGGGGTCGCCATTCTGGCGCGCAAGGATTCGAACATTCACAGCCTTGAAGACCTGCGTGGCAAGCGCGCGGCCCTGTGGAAAGGCTCCTGGAGCCAGCAACTGCTGTTCAGCGCCCTGGACAAGGCCGCCGTACCCCGCGACGCCCTGGAGCTGCGTTACCTCAGCGCGCTGGATGCCTCGCATGCCTTGGACGGCGGTTCGGTGGACGTGATCGCGACCTGGGAGCCCTATGTTACCCAGCAGGAGCGCCAGGGCGCTAGGGTGTTGGCCACCGCCGAAGGGTTGATTCCCGCCCAGAGCTTCGTGGTGGCCAACGCCAAGGCCGTCGATACCAAGCGTGCGCAGATCACAGATTTTCTGCAGCGTTTGAAGAAGGCCCGCGACTGGACCTTGAGCAACCCTGCCAACACCGAGGCCTATGCCGACGCCTGGGCCAAACGCACCCGCGCCGACCGTGACATTGCCCGAGCCTGGTTCGCCCGCGCACGCACCGACGTGGCGCCGCTCAACCCCCAGGTGATTGTCGATGCGCAGAAAACCGTGGACTTCTTTGCCGGGCTTGGGCTGATCAAGGCCTATCCGGCGGCGAACCTGTTCGATACCTCGTTTGCTGCGGCGTTCGACCACTGA
- a CDS encoding lytic transglycosylase domain-containing protein, giving the protein MRGLILGLIWLAAGAAQADVYISIDAKGGYVLTNVHRPGRHYQRVISEPLAQAGPANAQLITGRPYAELVAAAARAHNVPPALLHALIKAESGYNPKARSPAGAVGLMQLMPDTAREMGVENALDPEDNVQGGARYLKRMLTLFDNDITLAVAAYNAGPDAVMRRGAVPPFAETRRYVPNVLREYRKLQGLAADSPL; this is encoded by the coding sequence ATGCGTGGACTCATCCTGGGTTTGATCTGGCTGGCGGCGGGAGCCGCCCAGGCCGATGTGTACATCTCCATCGATGCCAAGGGCGGCTACGTACTGACCAACGTTCATCGACCCGGGCGCCACTATCAGCGGGTGATCAGCGAACCGCTGGCCCAGGCTGGCCCGGCAAATGCGCAGTTGATCACCGGGCGCCCCTACGCCGAGCTGGTGGCTGCCGCGGCGCGGGCCCATAACGTGCCGCCGGCGTTGCTGCATGCGCTGATCAAGGCCGAGTCGGGCTACAACCCCAAGGCCCGCTCGCCGGCGGGCGCGGTGGGGCTGATGCAACTGATGCCCGATACGGCCCGTGAGATGGGCGTGGAAAACGCCCTGGACCCTGAGGACAACGTTCAGGGCGGCGCACGCTACCTTAAACGCATGCTGACCCTGTTCGACAACGACATTACCCTGGCTGTGGCCGCCTACAACGCAGGCCCGGATGCGGTGATGCGCCGGGGCGCGGTGCCGCCGTTCGCCGAAACTCGCCGCTACGTGCCCAACGTGCTGCGCGAATACCGCAAGTTGCAAGGGTTGGCGGCCGACTCGCCACTGTAA
- a CDS encoding LLM class flavin-dependent oxidoreductase: MTTRKIKLGALTMGCGGPGRHNLWLDPELPADASVNIDWYIDIARQAEAALFDLIFIVDSQYITPGSPSHYLNRLEPLTLLSALAVTTRHIGLVGTLTTSYNEPYNVARRLASLDLISKGRAGWNVVTSGDAGTAGNYGRDEHYDYDTRYARAEEHVQVVQGLWHSYENGAFPRDRATGQFLDPSKMHALNHRGEHFSVVGPLNIQRSPQGQPVIFQAGDSQQGRDLGAATADVIFTHAASIEQGQAFYRDVKGRAARLGRDPEQLLVLPGAEIYVGDTDAHAREIERHYHQQDHNFDRALKEFGRNFGWHDFTQYDLDAPFPQQSLEHARSSFFTNAKRIADQAWAQGFSLRQAVEFGRQLRPGAFVGAAETVAAKMTEWFEARALDGFNIYIGHPGQFRRFTEEVVPLLQARGVYRTEYEGTTLRESLGLAIQ, encoded by the coding sequence ATGACCACCCGCAAGATCAAACTCGGCGCCCTGACCATGGGCTGCGGCGGCCCTGGCCGCCATAACCTCTGGCTCGACCCCGAGCTGCCCGCCGATGCCAGCGTCAACATCGACTGGTACATCGACATCGCCCGCCAGGCCGAGGCCGCGCTTTTCGACTTGATCTTTATCGTCGACAGCCAATACATCACCCCCGGCTCACCTTCGCATTACCTCAACCGCCTGGAGCCGCTGACCCTGCTCTCGGCCCTGGCCGTCACCACCCGGCATATCGGGCTGGTCGGTACCCTGACAACCTCCTACAACGAGCCCTATAACGTCGCCCGTCGCCTGGCCTCGCTGGACCTGATCAGCAAAGGCCGCGCCGGCTGGAACGTGGTGACCAGCGGCGATGCCGGCACCGCAGGCAACTATGGCCGTGACGAGCATTACGACTACGACACCCGCTACGCCCGTGCCGAGGAGCACGTCCAGGTGGTACAGGGCTTGTGGCACTCCTATGAAAACGGTGCTTTCCCGCGTGACCGCGCCACAGGCCAGTTCCTCGACCCGTCGAAAATGCATGCGCTCAACCACAGGGGCGAGCACTTCTCGGTGGTGGGGCCTTTGAATATCCAGCGCTCGCCCCAGGGCCAGCCGGTAATCTTCCAGGCGGGCGACTCGCAGCAAGGCCGCGACCTGGGTGCCGCCACGGCGGACGTGATCTTCACCCACGCAGCCAGCATCGAGCAGGGCCAGGCCTTCTATCGCGATGTCAAGGGCCGCGCCGCGCGCCTGGGGCGAGATCCCGAGCAACTGCTGGTGCTGCCAGGTGCAGAAATCTACGTGGGCGACACCGATGCGCACGCCCGTGAAATCGAGCGCCACTACCATCAACAGGACCACAATTTTGACCGGGCGTTGAAAGAGTTCGGGCGCAATTTTGGGTGGCACGATTTCACCCAATACGACCTGGATGCGCCGTTCCCCCAGCAGAGCCTGGAGCATGCGCGCAGCAGTTTTTTCACCAATGCCAAACGCATCGCCGACCAGGCATGGGCGCAAGGCTTCAGCTTGCGCCAGGCGGTGGAGTTCGGCCGCCAGCTGCGCCCAGGCGCATTCGTGGGTGCGGCCGAAACGGTGGCGGCAAAAATGACCGAGTGGTTCGAGGCGCGGGCGCTGGATGGCTTCAATATCTACATTGGCCATCCGGGCCAGTTCCGCCGCTTTACCGAAGAAGTGGTGCCGTTGCTGCAGGCACGCGGGGTCTACCGCACCGAATACGAAGGCACGACATTGCGCGAAAGCCTGGGCCTCGCCATTCAGTGA
- a CDS encoding cysteine dioxygenase, producing the protein MSQPLRLERLRHFIGALSDLLDRAPDEATLLDQGQGLLGSLVAHDDWLPDALAQPDPHRYQQYLLHCDSRQRFSIVSFVWGPGQQTPIHDHRVWGLIGMLRGAEYSQGFARTEQGTLLPAGAPVRIDPGHVEAVSPRIGDIHQVSNAFDDQVSISIHVYGANIGAVSRAVYLADGTEKPFISGYSNTLLPNIWDLSKENPAP; encoded by the coding sequence ATGAGCCAACCCTTACGCCTCGAGCGCCTGCGCCACTTCATCGGCGCGCTTTCGGACCTGCTTGACCGGGCACCCGACGAAGCCACCCTCCTCGACCAAGGCCAGGGCCTGCTGGGCAGCCTGGTCGCCCATGATGACTGGTTGCCAGACGCACTGGCCCAACCGGACCCACACCGCTATCAGCAGTACCTGCTGCATTGCGACTCGCGGCAACGCTTTTCCATCGTCAGCTTTGTCTGGGGGCCTGGGCAGCAGACACCGATTCACGATCATCGGGTCTGGGGGCTGATCGGCATGCTGCGCGGCGCCGAATACTCGCAAGGCTTCGCCCGCACCGAGCAAGGTACGTTGCTGCCAGCAGGTGCGCCGGTGCGTATCGACCCTGGCCATGTAGAAGCGGTTTCGCCGCGCATCGGTGACATTCATCAGGTCAGCAATGCCTTCGACGACCAGGTGTCGATCAGCATCCATGTCTACGGGGCCAACATCGGCGCGGTGAGCCGTGCGGTCTATCTGGCCGATGGCACCGAAAAACCCTTCATATCCGGCTACTCCAATACCCTTCTGCCCAACATCTGGGACCTGTCCAAAGAGAATCCTGCCCCATGA
- a CDS encoding tetratricopeptide repeat protein codes for MPSKRQLSVLILLFSVAACDFTVAGERTAPARSNTASTLLIETASKQYAEGKLDQAAATLERALQIQPNNPATLHYLGVLRLQQGQYDQAEVLAARSNLRVGRNVALRSRNLQLIQAANSARISGTPPGAVKASAVQEIHAEATPEPVPSVSFAAAEQLQGVAGQQRVAMAEDLMDDAAFEVPRGHRPPPGKCRIWFPDRPPGHQPPPGKCKKLQKHVPAGAYLVRH; via the coding sequence ATGCCAAGCAAGCGTCAGCTGTCGGTCCTTATCTTGTTGTTCAGCGTCGCTGCGTGCGATTTCACCGTCGCCGGCGAACGCACGGCGCCTGCACGCAGTAACACGGCCTCGACCCTGTTGATCGAAACGGCCTCCAAGCAATATGCAGAAGGCAAGCTTGACCAGGCCGCTGCCACGCTGGAACGGGCACTGCAAATCCAGCCGAACAATCCCGCCACGCTGCATTACCTCGGTGTACTGCGTCTGCAGCAGGGGCAATACGATCAGGCTGAAGTGTTGGCGGCGCGTTCCAACCTGCGCGTTGGGCGTAACGTGGCATTGCGCAGTCGCAATCTGCAGTTGATTCAGGCGGCGAACAGCGCCCGGATTTCGGGTACTCCGCCGGGTGCTGTAAAGGCTTCGGCAGTTCAAGAAATACACGCAGAGGCCACCCCGGAGCCCGTTCCATCAGTCTCCTTTGCTGCTGCCGAGCAACTGCAGGGCGTTGCCGGTCAGCAGCGAGTGGCCATGGCTGAAGACCTCATGGACGATGCTGCTTTCGAGGTGCCGCGAGGCCATAGACCGCCGCCGGGCAAATGCCGAATCTGGTTCCCCGATCGCCCACCTGGGCACCAACCCCCGCCGGGCAAATGCAAGAAACTGCAAAAGCATGTTCCTGCTGGCGCCTACCTCGTGCGTCACTGA
- the mexE gene encoding multidrug efflux RND transporter periplasmic adaptor subunit MexE, with protein sequence MEQSLKPLRFPLAALAVVVLSACGRTPDAVQAPAAPKVTVAKVIEQPINEWDEFTGRLEAPETVEVRPRVSGQIDLVGFTEGAQVKKGDLLFQIDPRPFQAEVRRLEAQLQQAKATAIRSANEARRGERLRDSNAISAELAESRSSTAAEARAGVDAIQAQLDLARLNLSFTRVTAPISGRVSRAQFTAGNIVTADVTPLTSVVSTDKVYAYFDADERVYLKYTQLAREGQRGQTTPVYLGLTNETGNPHLGQMNFVDNQVNPRTGTIRGRAVFDNRDGQFTPGLYARLKLVGSAQYDAMLINDEAVGTDLGKKFVLVMDKDNKATYRAVELGPKLEGLRIVRSGLAKDDRIVVKGLQRVRPGSPVTPEETAMASEQTLAALAQQRQALEASNTAQKVAGSTEKVASAQAPRG encoded by the coding sequence ATGGAACAATCACTCAAACCCTTGCGCTTTCCACTCGCTGCCCTGGCAGTCGTAGTGCTCAGCGCTTGCGGTCGAACCCCCGACGCCGTGCAGGCGCCCGCCGCGCCCAAAGTCACCGTTGCCAAGGTGATCGAGCAGCCGATCAACGAGTGGGACGAGTTCACCGGCCGCCTCGAAGCCCCGGAAACCGTCGAAGTGCGGCCACGGGTCTCGGGCCAGATCGACCTGGTCGGTTTCACCGAAGGCGCCCAGGTCAAGAAAGGCGACCTGCTGTTCCAGATCGATCCGCGCCCGTTCCAGGCTGAGGTCCGCCGCCTCGAAGCCCAACTGCAACAGGCCAAGGCCACTGCCATCCGCAGCGCCAACGAAGCCCGCCGTGGTGAACGCCTGCGTGACAGTAACGCCATCTCCGCCGAGCTTGCCGAGTCGCGCAGCAGCACGGCCGCCGAAGCCCGCGCCGGGGTCGACGCGATCCAGGCCCAGCTTGACCTGGCCCGCCTGAACCTGAGCTTCACCCGTGTCACCGCGCCCATCAGCGGCCGTGTCAGCCGTGCTCAGTTCACTGCCGGCAACATCGTCACCGCCGATGTGACCCCACTGACCAGCGTGGTCTCCACCGACAAGGTCTATGCCTACTTCGACGCCGACGAGCGCGTGTACCTCAAGTACACCCAGCTGGCGCGTGAAGGCCAGCGCGGCCAGACCACCCCGGTGTACCTGGGCCTGACCAACGAAACCGGCAACCCGCACCTGGGCCAGATGAACTTTGTCGACAACCAGGTCAACCCGCGCACCGGCACCATCCGCGGTCGCGCCGTGTTCGACAACCGCGACGGCCAGTTCACCCCCGGCCTGTATGCACGCCTGAAACTGGTGGGCAGCGCCCAGTACGACGCCATGCTGATCAACGACGAAGCCGTGGGCACCGACCTTGGCAAAAAATTCGTGCTGGTCATGGACAAAGACAACAAGGCCACTTACCGCGCCGTGGAATTGGGCCCCAAGCTTGAAGGCCTGCGCATCGTGCGCAGCGGCCTGGCCAAAGATGACCGCATCGTCGTCAAAGGCCTGCAGCGCGTACGCCCAGGCTCGCCAGTCACTCCGGAAGAAACAGCAATGGCCAGCGAGCAGACCCTCGCCGCCCTCGCCCAGCAGCGCCAGGCCCTCGAAGCCAGCAACACGGCGCAGAAAGTAGCGGGTTCCACCGAGAAAGTCGCCAGCGCTCAAGCGCCACGCGGTTAA
- the gspG gene encoding type II secretion system major pseudopilin GspG, with product MQRRSNPQRGFTLLELLVVLVVLGLLAGIVAPKYFSQLGRSEVKVARAQIEGLSKALDLYRLEVGHYPNSEQGLQALVVAPSGEARWTGPYLQKAVPQDPWGHAYIYRQPGENGGEYDLLSMGKDGQPGGDGENAEITSWQ from the coding sequence ATGCAGCGCAGATCCAACCCCCAACGTGGCTTCACCCTGCTCGAACTCCTCGTGGTGCTGGTGGTGCTTGGCCTGTTGGCCGGCATCGTCGCACCCAAGTACTTCAGCCAGCTTGGCCGCTCGGAGGTCAAGGTGGCACGGGCGCAGATCGAGGGTTTGAGCAAGGCCCTGGACCTCTATCGCCTGGAAGTCGGGCATTACCCCAACAGTGAACAGGGCTTGCAGGCGCTGGTCGTCGCCCCCAGCGGCGAGGCCCGCTGGACCGGCCCCTACCTGCAAAAGGCAGTGCCGCAGGACCCTTGGGGCCACGCCTACATCTACCGGCAGCCCGGCGAGAACGGCGGCGAATACGATCTGCTGTCGATGGGCAAGGATGGCCAGCCCGGTGGCGACGGCGAAAACGCCGAAATCACCAGTTGGCAATAA
- a CDS encoding MFS transporter: MTSTPKIPRPLGIVCLGVLQILVWGGSFFLMAVMADPISRDTGWPSQWVYGALSLSLMVSALFAPLSSRLVARYGGRPQMAASGAVVAVGLLIMAASHGLALFLLAWAVIGVGMAMGLYEALFSTLGGLYGEGAGKAITGITLIAGFASTLSWPTVALAIEHLGWRMTCVCYAVVLLVVVAPLYWRVLPPGGRVEVRKAQENDTAVGVDRQLYLLLTNMFAIGAIIMTAIAVQLVAVLQGLGHSLPVAIGLAAMLGPSQVASRVLQILAGKRHPIWTALAWVSLVLVGLLLVTLVPAATAVGLLVFGCGNGLRAIVRGLLPLAMMPPAQYVLLMGRMSRPSLIGQALTPLVGGYLFEHFGSMGVLVTLCLLALINVVLVGMVMRRVRGGA; this comes from the coding sequence GTGACCAGCACCCCCAAAATCCCCAGGCCCCTCGGCATCGTCTGCCTGGGCGTCCTGCAAATCCTGGTCTGGGGCGGTTCGTTCTTCCTCATGGCCGTGATGGCCGACCCGATCAGCCGCGACACCGGCTGGCCCAGCCAATGGGTATACGGCGCGCTGTCACTGAGCCTGATGGTCTCGGCCCTGTTCGCCCCGTTGTCCAGCCGCCTGGTCGCCCGCTACGGCGGCCGCCCGCAAATGGCGGCCAGCGGCGCGGTGGTAGCGGTGGGCTTGCTGATCATGGCCGCCAGCCATGGCCTGGCGCTGTTTCTGCTGGCCTGGGCGGTGATCGGCGTGGGCATGGCCATGGGGCTGTACGAGGCCTTGTTCTCTACCCTTGGCGGCTTGTATGGCGAGGGCGCGGGCAAAGCCATCACCGGCATCACCCTGATAGCCGGCTTTGCCTCGACCCTGTCCTGGCCGACGGTGGCACTGGCCATCGAGCACCTGGGCTGGCGCATGACGTGCGTGTGCTATGCGGTGGTGTTGCTGGTGGTGGTAGCGCCGTTGTATTGGCGCGTGTTGCCGCCGGGTGGGCGGGTCGAGGTGCGCAAGGCGCAGGAAAACGACACCGCAGTCGGGGTGGATCGCCAACTCTACCTGCTGCTGACCAACATGTTCGCCATTGGCGCGATCATTATGACGGCCATTGCCGTGCAACTGGTGGCCGTGCTTCAGGGCCTTGGGCATTCGCTGCCGGTGGCGATCGGCCTGGCGGCCATGCTTGGCCCCAGCCAGGTGGCGTCGCGGGTGCTGCAGATTCTGGCGGGCAAGCGCCACCCGATCTGGACGGCGCTGGCCTGGGTAAGCCTGGTGCTGGTGGGCCTGCTGCTGGTGACGCTGGTGCCGGCGGCCACAGCCGTGGGCCTGCTGGTGTTCGGCTGCGGTAATGGCTTGCGGGCGATCGTGCGCGGGCTTCTGCCGTTGGCGATGATGCCGCCCGCGCAATACGTGTTGCTGATGGGGCGTATGTCGCGGCCTTCGCTTATCGGCCAGGCACTGACGCCGCTAGTGGGTGGTTATCTGTTTGAGCACTTTGGTTCGATGGGGGTGTTGGTGACCTTGTGCCTGCTGGCGCTGATCAATGTGGTGCTGGTGGGCATGGTGATGCGGCGGGTGCGTGGGGGGGCTTGA
- a CDS encoding rhodanese-related sulfurtransferase, which produces MSTVATRSFQDIRRVLLAHEELALIDVREEDPFAQEHPLFAANIPLSKLELEVFARVPRRDTAITLYDDGEGLAALAGERLSALGYSDVALLQGGLAGWRAAGGELFRDVNVPSKAFGELVESERHTPSLAAEQVQALLDAKADVVVLDARRFDEYQTMSIPGGISVPGAELVLHVAELAPNPATQVIVNCAGRTRSIIGTQSLVNAGIPNPVAALRNGTIGWTLAGQQLAHGQQRSFTHVSDTTRASAAQRARAVADRATVARLDREGLAAWQADNHRTTYLFDVRTPEEYAQGHLPASRSVPGGQLVQETDHVASVRGARLVLVDDDGVRANMSASWLAQMGWQVAVLDGLSAADFSEPGDWQAPLPEQPQVSEIGVDQLHAWLQAPGTVLLDFTTSANYVKRHIPGAHWAIRAQLPQVLEQLPVAERFVLTCGSSLLARFAAADLQALTQTPVYVLEGGTARWIAAGLPLESGETYLAAARSDRYRRPYEGTDNPREAMQGYLDWEFGLIAQLERDGTHGFRVVS; this is translated from the coding sequence ATGAGTACTGTCGCCACCCGTTCCTTCCAAGACATTCGCCGGGTCTTGCTGGCCCATGAAGAACTGGCGCTGATCGATGTCCGCGAGGAAGATCCGTTCGCCCAGGAGCACCCGCTGTTTGCGGCCAACATCCCGTTGTCGAAGCTGGAGTTGGAGGTCTTCGCCCGGGTACCGCGGCGCGACACTGCCATTACTTTGTATGACGACGGCGAAGGGCTGGCTGCCCTGGCTGGCGAGCGCCTGTCGGCGTTGGGGTACAGCGACGTGGCACTGCTTCAGGGCGGCCTCGCCGGCTGGCGCGCAGCCGGCGGCGAGCTGTTCCGCGACGTCAACGTGCCCAGCAAGGCCTTCGGCGAGCTGGTCGAAAGCGAGCGGCACACGCCGTCGCTCGCGGCCGAGCAAGTACAGGCACTGCTCGATGCCAAGGCCGATGTGGTGGTGCTCGACGCCCGCCGCTTCGACGAGTACCAGACCATGAGCATCCCCGGCGGCATCAGCGTGCCGGGTGCCGAGCTGGTATTGCACGTGGCCGAGCTGGCACCGAACCCGGCCACCCAGGTGATCGTCAACTGTGCGGGGCGCACGCGCAGCATCATCGGCACCCAATCGCTGGTCAACGCGGGCATTCCCAACCCGGTGGCAGCGCTGCGCAACGGCACCATCGGCTGGACGCTTGCCGGGCAACAGCTGGCCCACGGCCAACAACGCAGCTTTACCCACGTTAGCGATACCACCCGCGCCAGCGCCGCCCAACGTGCCCGCGCCGTGGCCGATCGTGCCACGGTCGCGCGGCTGGATCGCGAAGGCCTTGCGGCCTGGCAGGCAGATAACCACCGCACCACCTACCTGTTCGATGTGCGCACGCCCGAGGAGTATGCCCAGGGTCACCTGCCGGCCAGCCGCTCGGTACCCGGGGGGCAACTGGTACAAGAGACCGACCATGTCGCCAGCGTGCGCGGCGCACGTCTCGTGCTGGTGGATGACGACGGCGTGCGGGCCAACATGAGCGCTTCGTGGCTGGCCCAGATGGGTTGGCAGGTCGCCGTGCTGGACGGCCTGTCGGCAGCGGATTTCAGCGAGCCCGGCGACTGGCAGGCACCGTTGCCGGAGCAGCCCCAGGTGAGCGAGATCGGCGTCGACCAGTTGCACGCCTGGCTGCAAGCGCCGGGCACCGTGCTGCTGGACTTCACCACCAGCGCCAACTACGTCAAACGCCACATCCCAGGCGCCCATTGGGCGATCAGGGCGCAGTTGCCGCAGGTGCTGGAGCAACTGCCGGTTGCCGAACGCTTTGTGCTCACCTGCGGCAGCAGCTTGCTGGCGCGCTTTGCAGCGGCCGATTTGCAGGCCCTGACACAAACCCCGGTGTATGTCCTGGAAGGCGGCACAGCACGCTGGATTGCTGCGGGCTTACCGCTGGAAAGTGGCGAAACGTACTTGGCGGCAGCACGCAGTGACCGCTATCGCCGGCCTTATGAAGGCACCGACAACCCGCGTGAAGCCATGCAGGGGTATCTGGACTGGGAGTTCGGCCTGATCGCCCAGCTAGAGCGCGACGGTACACATGGGTTCCGTGTTGTAAGTTAG